A single genomic interval of Papaver somniferum cultivar HN1 unplaced genomic scaffold, ASM357369v1 unplaced-scaffold_7, whole genome shotgun sequence harbors:
- the LOC113343892 gene encoding leucoanthocyanidin dioxygenase-like: MDFQRIGHAIPQSSLDDMYNVSKQFFDLPLEEKQRYASSKDDAFSDLHGIGCDSIIANIDDDQFFDWYNARSLSEVILKAMSKSLGLEENDLVHQLGDRQIVHTQINFYRACSRPDLVYSIRPVVAGYPSTTPLMKSNINSISSDYQRKLLNLGKENAKLKVENSTNVELLCKARERNEEIIDKEKNYLARIEELKTQLAAKEKIRLEEAEKLSMELYARNSKYQQLKKNYVLTVSNNGKDAIRARDAAVKRVCVDNGIPLSKYKFADVPPSEVVPHIIDSEPEYEDDEEYEEESNSEAEHNDN, encoded by the exons ATGGATTTTCAGCGGATAGGGCATGCTATTCCGCAAAGTTCGCTCGATGATATGTATAATGTTTCCAAGCAGTTTTTTGATCTTCCTTTAGAAGAGAAGCAAAGGTACGCGTCATCTAAAGACGATGCTTTTTCTGACTTACATGGGATTGGGTGTGATTCGATTATAGCAAATATCGATGACGATCAGTTTTTCGACTG GTATAAC GCAAGATCACTATCGGAGGTTATTTTAAAGGCAATGTCCAAATCACTAGGATTAGAAGAGAATGACTTGGTCCACCAGCTAGGTGATCGACAAATCGTGCATACACAGATTAACTTTTATCGTGCTTGTTCTAGACCAGATCTTGTTTACAGCATAAGACCTGTAGTTGCAGGATATCCTTCAACCACACCCTTAATGAAATCTAATATTAATTCAA TTTCTTCGGATTATCAAAGGAAACTTCTCAACTTGGGAAAAGAAAATGCCAAACTTAAGGTTGAAAATTCTACCAACGTTGAATTACTTTGCAAGGCTCGagaaagaaatgaagaaattATTG ATAAAGAGAAGAATTATCTGGCGAGGATTGAAGAGTTAAAAACACAGCTTGCTGCTAAAGAAAAGATTCGTCTTGAAGAAGCCGAGAAATTATCAATGGAATTATATGCTCGCAACTCCAAGTACCAGCAATTAAAGAAGAATTATGTCCTCACTGTTTCAAATAATGGTAAGGATGCCATTCGCGCTCGTGATGCAGCAGTTAAGAGAGTCTGTGTTGATAATGGGATTCCTCTCTCTAAATATAAATTCGCAGATGTTCCTCCCAGTGAAGTTGTTCCTCATATTATTGATAGTGAACCGgaatatgaagatgatgaagagtaTGAAGAAGAAAGTAACTCTGAGGCCGAACATAAtgataattaa